In Acidobacteriota bacterium, the DNA window AAACAACCCCCACCCCGCGGGGGCGGTCGCGCTGGGTGCTGTTTGTTGGGGCGGGGTTGTGGGGGGGGGGGGGTGTGTTTTCTCATTATCAAATAACCCGCGCTTTAAGTTGAACCTCGAGCCCTGCGCCTTTTTTTTTAAACATAGACCCCCCCGACCCCGCCTCCTGGCTGTCCCGCTTACTGTTCGGCAGAGGCGGGCTCGATGGCGATGAACCGCCCGAGACGTCCGCGATCCCGGTATTTCACGACGCCGTCGACCTTGGCGAAAAGGGTGTGATCCCGGCCCATTCCGACGTTGGGTCCCGGATGAAACCGGGTACCGCGCTGGCGCACGAGGATCGACCCGCCGGTCACGAGCTGACCGTCGAACTTCTTGCATCCGAGCATTTTGGGATTCGAATCACGACCGTTTCGCGATGAACCCTGTCCTTTTTTATGAGCCATCCTGCGCCTCTCGTTCTCTTCAGACCGAAATCTTCTCGATCCGGATGTTGACCAGATTCTGTCGATGTCCCGTCTTCCGCTTGTACTGCTTGCGCCGCTTTCTGCGGAACACGATGATTTTCTTTCCGCGCTCCTCACCGAGGATTTTGGCCTTGACGGTTGCCCCGTCGACCAGCGGGCTTCCCACCTTCGGCTCGTCTCCGCCGAGCATCATGACGTCGAGCTCCAC includes these proteins:
- the rpmA gene encoding 50S ribosomal protein L27, which codes for MAHKKGQGSSRNGRDSNPKMLGCKKFDGQLVTGGSILVRQRGTRFHPGPNVGMGRDHTLFAKVDGVVKYRDRGRLGRFIAIEPASAEQ
- the rplU gene encoding 50S ribosomal protein L21 produces the protein MYAVIRAGGKQYRVSEGDTLSVERDVLGSEKDGKVELDVMMLGGDEPKVGSPLVDGATVKAKILGEERGKKIIVFRRKRRKQYKRKTGHRQNLVNIRIEKISV